A stretch of Leptotrichia sp. oral taxon 215 str. W9775 DNA encodes these proteins:
- a CDS encoding DUF1934 family protein translates to MEITIKSNDFYGEKYNKSFEIIEVLNLPDKREYHYEDEFGKCRIIEAENTVEIYRRGSINSKQVFKMGKVTSFTYMTKEFKAKYEIFTKKILLNNGKIIMEYDIIDRNETVNSISLEIIPFTKK, encoded by the coding sequence ATGGAAATAACTATAAAAAGTAATGATTTTTACGGTGAAAAATATAATAAAAGCTTTGAAATAATAGAAGTTCTGAATTTACCGGATAAAAGGGAATACCATTATGAAGATGAATTTGGTAAATGCAGGATAATAGAAGCGGAAAACACAGTTGAAATATACCGTAGGGGAAGTATAAATTCAAAACAGGTTTTCAAAATGGGGAAAGTAACGTCTTTTACTTATATGACTAAAGAATTTAAAGCAAAATATGAAATTTTCACAAAAAAAATATTATTAAATAATGGAAAAATAATAATGGAGTATGATATAATAGATAGAAATGAAACAGTAAACAGTATAAGTCTAGAGATTATACCTTTTACCAAAAAATAA
- a CDS encoding 23S rRNA (pseudouridine(1915)-N(3))-methyltransferase RlmH, which yields MVKINIICIGKIKDKYIRDGISEFSKRLSRYANLNIIELPEEDDNKGIGTAITKETERIIDALNKRNRSYSILLDLKGKLKSSEEMAEEIENISLQHSEINFIIGGSNGVDDELRKLVDFRLAFSSFTFPHQLMRLILMEQIYRWISINKNIKYHK from the coding sequence ATGGTAAAGATTAATATAATATGTATCGGTAAGATAAAAGACAAATATATAAGAGATGGAATTTCAGAGTTTTCCAAAAGGCTTTCAAGGTATGCAAACCTTAATATTATTGAACTGCCTGAAGAAGATGATAATAAGGGAATTGGAACGGCTATAACAAAAGAAACAGAAAGAATAATCGATGCATTAAATAAGAGGAACCGTTCTTACAGCATACTGCTTGACCTGAAGGGAAAATTGAAGTCATCTGAAGAAATGGCTGAAGAGATTGAAAATATATCTTTACAGCATAGTGAAATTAATTTTATAATAGGCGGATCAAATGGAGTTGATGATGAATTAAGAAAACTGGTTGATTTCAGGCTGGCTTTTTCATCTTTTACATTTCCTCATCAGCTGATGAGATTGATTCTGATGGAGCAGATATATAGATGGATTTCTATAAATAAAAATATAAAATATCATAAATAA